Genomic window (Ostrea edulis chromosome 9, xbOstEdul1.1, whole genome shotgun sequence):
GATTGAAAGATGTTTCCGGTATACTTGGCCTCCTGAACCTGTGCTTGAAGAAATCTTAAAAAATGGATATCATTGTGTGCCAGTGGGAAGTAAAATTGATTCTAGTGGTATCATATTAGAGTGGAGATTGTCGTTTTCTCAGGCAGAACAGAAACTCGTATCTAGCATGAATCATACACAATTTCTGGTTTACGGActtctgaaaatatttctaaaggaGATACTCAACCATGGCGTGGAGGAACCATTACTGTGTTCTTATTTCCTGAAAACCACCGTATTCTGGATGATACAGGAGGGATCTGTTGAGTGGCGCCCAAACAATTTACTGAACTGTTTCTGGAAGTGTTTCAGATACCTCATTCACTGCGTTAATCTTGGTGCGTTCCCGAATTTTTTCATTCCACAGAACAACATGTTTATTAACAAAGTTGTAGGTGCTGCTCGCACGGCCTTATTGGAACGGCTTGATCATTACTACGATATGGGCGTGTCCTGTCTCCTACAAAATCCAACCCTCAGATCCATCTTAGAACCAGCCCTCAGTAGTCTGACCTTCGTGATTCCCTCTGCTGAAGGACACATTAAAGCTGTTTTAGATTTAGATAGCACTGTGAGGAGGGAAATAATGTCATACAGGTTTCTAACTACAGATTTGTTACGATgccatttcattttattgtcaACAATAGATAAACTATCACGCTTATCACTCTCACCATACCAAACATTAACATTACAGTATTGTACAGCTGAGATACTCATTTGCACGGCCTTCATGATGGTAAACAGCACTTCAAACAACACATGTAAAAATGTGTACAGGCTAGACAGAATTGTCTGTAACATGTTGAAACTGGCATCAAGAGTAGGCCCTGTGTCCCATTTACTGTATCTCGCCTTGTATTACTATAGAACAGGTAGATATAACGAAGTACTCTGTGTGACTTATCTCACTAAACAAAGACTATCACAGCCCTATATCATGTATCACGGTGATTATGTAGACAGACAGAGATACAGTGAGGCTGTAGGTAGTCTGTCTCTGTCTAGGAAAATGAACACAGCCTGGGTAGAAAATGTGACGTTGATGTCTGAAATCCATTATATTGATGAATTAATCTTAGAACAGGAAGTGAGTAAACAAAACGATGACGGTATTTTAATCATTTCCCCCTTTGTGTTGACAGACATGCTATTGGTGTTATCTCACTACAGACTAGGTAACAGATCCCAGTATCTACAGTCACTGACAGACCTACAGACCCTGCTGCTCAATGATGTTTGCAGATATGTACAGTCACACTTAAGGGGTCTGTCCTGGCAGATACTGGGGATCTGTCAGCATGTTGTGGGGGACTTACACGGGGCGTTACACTCTTATCAAGAATCACTCAGACAAGAACAATTCCACAACATAAAGACAGCTACAGAAAAGAGAATAGTGTTTGTTGAACGTTAGTTACACAGAAATAGGCAATCATAAAAGGATGTAACCTACACAGAAATCAGACAATGCGTATTTCACAGTTTGCGTTTCATTGCGGCCAGATCGTAGTTCTATAAACAACCTTGTCTACACATATGACACAATCTACATTGAAATCAGACCATCAGCAGATTGGGATATCATTTCATCTATCATCTCATGTCATGTTAAAACTTTTGTTCCCTCATCCTGTAAATTTCTTAAATGTTGTCAAATGGGTTGTTCAGTTGTGAAGCTgttatcattttaatatttctgcacatctacaaatagtctactttgtattttcttCGCATTGAATTCAAGAAATGACAATTTTAAATGTTAACAATTTTTTTCCATGTGAAAAATTccaatacatttgtatatatcttTTGGAATTAAATTTTTTATGTATAATGTAAATACAGTTGATGATAAGTGACATGtctttatgaaatataatttgttttattcaaaTCAGTCGTCTCCCCAgatgcatggtatggaggagaaagcatgcaCATTACGAACTGCACTTTTTGCACCAAGGAAAAAGATGCAGAAAAGACTTATTTACATCGATGTGATCAACGTCATTTTTgcatatgatataaaaataatgacTTTTATGCTGAAGTACCATTATGAAAGTGAACATGCCCTAGTATATGAAACAagaggccacatcgctcacctgagtcaccttggccctgccattgCTAAGCTTTTGtgatatttaaaagattttttatcaatcttgattcccatgaaaaactttgaacccatattgtggcccaaaaATATGTAAGACCTACCTTGaatagttctgaagatatttaATAACTTACGTTGTCTTAAAAGCaggtcaaatttcaaagtcacaaggtcaaaggttatagTATGAAATTGAATAGATCAGATTATTATTGAAAGTAGGTTCCAACttcaaagtcaaggtcacaatgtaaaaCTGAACGAAACTAGGACCGTCCTTTCGggactaaccccccccccccccccccccccccaggcatactatataatggataaaaacAGACTTCTTCAGATGGTATCTagtatattacttttttttaattattgaaaatgttgttttaaacaTCAATGAATCAATCTAATATTAAGATATTTCCGGTGTTGctcaatataaacaatataccaATAAAAAGGATTTTCAgagaatttaattgtttattatcatttctcTTAAGTTTATACGATTTAAAACTGCTAGAGTATGAACACCCACCCCCATCCCACAGGCAagtgcatcgcttggggtcgaataaTTGACTgtataaagagtactctttaatagtaagttcgaccccaagcgatgcaattgcctgtgtgcACGCCAACagaaaatagatatatagacaagaggcccacaggccttatcggtcacctgaatactagtgaaaaagtatcactacttccaagggctatgaaatctagaaaaaatttcctgttctgaatatctaagctaaattctaatgttcagcaacagtataaaacaagttgtgttcttaaaacttcactgccctcaaaagtgcatacactgatgaaaggctttaaataataggtttattaacattaaaacatctgcaagtatgcatttagattttatacagtatcagcaaacttacacataaatactatat
Coding sequences:
- the LOC125658965 gene encoding uncharacterized protein LOC125658965 isoform X1: MYTDLLGFIHFLETWIFYLLHPRHRELPGHQDVPGNAGYRMDDIPRVSEVLYVGLCHEIGTPTEVTVRRDVEDMKEMIKKPVEIYRGDRSMLSGSYGEGFRFKSSDMDIMYWHCHHKLISDISQARLYDRTKHDIILMEDSDTPPGFVKLQILTWPRKECIASSAVRVNDKVYMSSFLHQQRAVKVYKESKSYQRVTSHGPSANSYIGSTEYDHVLCIAGTHWPELTLPWIERCFRYTWPPEPVLEEILKNGYHCVPVGSKIDSSGIILEWRLSFSQAEQKLVSSMNHTQFLVYGLLKIFLKEILNHGVEEPLLCSYFLKTTVFWMIQEGSVEWRPNNLLNCFWKCFRYLIHCVNLGAFPNFFIPQNNMFINKVVGAARTALLERLDHYYDMGVSCLLQNPTLRSILEPALSSLTFVIPSAEGHIKAVLDLDSTVRREIMSYRFLTTDLLRCHFILLSTIDKLSRLSLSPYQTLTLQYCTAEILICTAFMMVNSTSNNTCKNVYRLDRIVCNMLKLASRVGPVSHLLYLALYYYRTGRYNEVLCVTYLTKQRLSQPYIMYHGDYVDRQRYSEAVGSLSLSRKMNTAWVENVTLMSEIHYIDELILEQEVSKQNDDGILIISPFVLTDMLLVLSHYRLGNRSQYLQSLTDLQTLLLNDVCRYVQSHLRGLSWQILGICQHVVGDLHGALHSYQESLRQEQFHNIKTATEKRIVFVER
- the LOC125658965 gene encoding uncharacterized protein LOC125658965 isoform X2; the encoded protein is MDDIPRVSEVLYVGLCHEIGTPTEVTVRRDVEDMKEMIKKPVEIYRGDRSMLSGSYGEGFRFKSSDMDIMYWHCHHKLISDISQARLYDRTKHDIILMEDSDTPPGFVKLQILTWPRKECIASSAVRVNDKVYMSSFLHQQRAVKVYKESKSYQRVTSHGPSANSYIGSTEYDHVLCIAGTHWPELTLPWIERCFRYTWPPEPVLEEILKNGYHCVPVGSKIDSSGIILEWRLSFSQAEQKLVSSMNHTQFLVYGLLKIFLKEILNHGVEEPLLCSYFLKTTVFWMIQEGSVEWRPNNLLNCFWKCFRYLIHCVNLGAFPNFFIPQNNMFINKVVGAARTALLERLDHYYDMGVSCLLQNPTLRSILEPALSSLTFVIPSAEGHIKAVLDLDSTVRREIMSYRFLTTDLLRCHFILLSTIDKLSRLSLSPYQTLTLQYCTAEILICTAFMMVNSTSNNTCKNVYRLDRIVCNMLKLASRVGPVSHLLYLALYYYRTGRYNEVLCVTYLTKQRLSQPYIMYHGDYVDRQRYSEAVGSLSLSRKMNTAWVENVTLMSEIHYIDELILEQEVSKQNDDGILIISPFVLTDMLLVLSHYRLGNRSQYLQSLTDLQTLLLNDVCRYVQSHLRGLSWQILGICQHVVGDLHGALHSYQESLRQEQFHNIKTATEKRIVFVER